CGATGGGACTGCGCGAAATCGCCGACATCCTGTGCTGCCCGATCTGCCGCGCGCCGCTGGAATTTCAGGCCGAGGAGGGGCGGCTCGACTGCGCCGCGTGCGGCCTGGGCTTCCCCATCGACGGCGACATCCTCTATCTCTTGCCGCAAAAAGCGAAGGAATTGACGGACC
This window of the Deltaproteobacteria bacterium genome carries:
- a CDS encoding Trm112 family protein gives rise to the protein MGLREIADILCCPICRAPLEFQAEEGRLDCAACGLGFPIDGDILYLLPQKAKELTDHEHGERR